The Populus trichocarpa isolate Nisqually-1 chromosome 11, P.trichocarpa_v4.1, whole genome shotgun sequence genome has a segment encoding these proteins:
- the LOC7484547 gene encoding uncharacterized protein At4g22160 has protein sequence MADAADRARPNREEENRLKHACDAGMVTGEVPSDSEDSNNPLSSDSVSSESPPRLADLAASFRVFSESMARMDLAEMEMIKAREASRLEAEKRRMELEAELTRMMLQTQLQIASIVAGKGTSRKRKRVGEEEGELPILSREGALLLSLLQCNFFF, from the exons ATGGCAGACGCAGCCGATCGAGCCAGACCGAACCGGGAAGAGGAGAACCGTTTAAAGCATGCCTGTGATGCTGGAATGGTGACTGGTGAAGTCCCTTCGGACAGCGAGGATTCTAATAATCCACTGAGTTCTGACTCTGTGAGCTCCGAGTCACCTCCAAGACTTGCTGATCTTGCAGCGAGTTTCCGGGTCTTCTCGGAGTCAATGGCGAGAATGGACCTTGCAGAGATGGAGATGATCAAGGCAAGAGAGGCTTCAAGGTTGGAGGCAGAGAAAAGGAGGATGGAGTTGGAGGCTGAGTTGACTAGAATGATGTTGCAGACTCAGTTGCAGATTGCTTCGATTGTGGCCGGGAAAGGAACGAGTAGAAAGAGGAAACGAGTTGGAGAAGAAGAGGGGGAGCTGCCCATTTTGTCAAG GGAAGGAGCTTTGCTGCTAAGTTTGCTACAGTGCAACTTCTTCTTTTGA